From Amycolatopsis sp. YIM 10, the proteins below share one genomic window:
- a CDS encoding copper transporter: protein MISLRYHIVSIAAAFLALAVGVVLGSTALNGPLLSGLSDDKAELGRQVSDLEAQRNALTARLGDSDAFAGAVGPKIVAGQLDQRSVVLVTTEDAKPADRDALKELIGQSGAAVTGEVQLTQSFADPAKADQLRQVVTRLQPAGVSFPTAGDPGTLAGALLGSTLLLNKDSAQPQSTPDELAAALGGLSDGGFVKTAGDVKPAQEAVVLVGGKATGDGAGDRAATVARFATQLDRSGAGTVLAGDLASAEGTGALGVVRADTSATSILSTVDNVDTAAGRVVTVLALREQLDGAAGRYGIAGNAQSPAPGVNREGS, encoded by the coding sequence GTGATTTCTCTGCGCTATCACATCGTTTCGATCGCGGCGGCGTTCCTGGCGCTGGCCGTCGGCGTGGTGCTTGGCTCCACCGCGCTGAACGGGCCGCTGCTGTCCGGGCTCTCCGACGACAAGGCCGAGCTGGGCCGCCAGGTGTCCGACCTGGAGGCCCAGCGCAACGCGCTGACCGCGCGGCTCGGTGATTCCGACGCCTTCGCCGGTGCGGTCGGGCCGAAGATCGTGGCCGGGCAGCTGGACCAGCGTTCGGTCGTGCTGGTCACCACCGAGGACGCGAAACCGGCCGACCGGGACGCGCTCAAGGAGCTGATCGGCCAGTCGGGCGCGGCGGTGACCGGTGAGGTGCAGCTGACCCAGTCGTTCGCCGACCCGGCCAAGGCCGACCAGCTGCGCCAGGTGGTCACCCGGCTGCAGCCGGCCGGGGTGAGCTTCCCGACCGCGGGGGATCCGGGCACGCTGGCCGGCGCGCTGCTCGGGTCGACCTTGTTGCTGAACAAGGATTCCGCGCAGCCGCAGTCCACTCCGGACGAACTGGCGGCGGCACTGGGCGGGCTGTCCGACGGCGGGTTCGTCAAGACCGCGGGGGACGTCAAGCCCGCGCAGGAGGCCGTGGTGCTGGTCGGTGGCAAGGCCACCGGCGACGGCGCGGGGGACCGGGCGGCCACGGTCGCGCGCTTCGCCACGCAGCTGGACCGCTCCGGCGCGGGCACCGTGCTCGCCGGGGACCTGGCTTCGGCCGAGGGCACCGGCGCGCTGGGTGTGGTGCGGGCGGACACCTCCGCCACCTCGATCCTGTCCACTGTGGACAACGTGGACACCGCGGCCGGGCGGGTGGTCACCGTGCTGGCC
- the steA gene encoding putative cytokinetic ring protein SteA, producing the protein MKLTGLLSRNDETRPGVTGVARVDRRTRELLRRISPGDIAVLDQLDLDRATADALVRAEVAGVVNASPSISGRFPNLGPEILLAAGIPLIDSAGGSVLRNVKDGSKLRLHEDTIYLGERKVASGTRQTRESVADQMIEAKAGMSTQLEAFSANTIEFLRRERTLILDGVGVPELRLSLRDRHVLVVAAGNGHAEDLKKLKKYIGEHRPVLVGVDGGADTLIAQGHTPDVIVGDPLGIEAETLKCGAEVVVPAQPDGHAPGVARIQDLGIGAVTFPASGNAEDLALLLADAHEASLVVTVGFQATLREFLDHGRSGSNPSTFLTRLKLGTKLVDGKAVATLHRGRVSGGMILFLVLAALAVVAAALLVSNAGEVYLDWITDTWRSFTNWVKGLFT; encoded by the coding sequence ATGAAGCTCACCGGCTTGCTCTCGCGGAACGACGAAACCCGTCCCGGCGTGACCGGGGTGGCGCGGGTCGACCGGCGCACCAGGGAGTTGCTCCGCCGGATCTCCCCCGGTGACATCGCCGTGCTCGACCAGCTCGACCTGGACCGGGCCACCGCGGACGCGCTGGTGCGCGCGGAAGTGGCCGGCGTGGTCAACGCCTCGCCGTCGATTTCCGGCCGGTTTCCGAACCTGGGCCCGGAAATCCTGCTCGCCGCCGGGATCCCGCTGATCGACTCGGCCGGTGGCTCGGTGCTGCGCAACGTCAAGGACGGCAGCAAGCTGCGCCTGCACGAGGACACCATCTACCTCGGTGAGCGCAAGGTCGCCTCGGGCACGCGGCAGACGCGGGAGAGCGTCGCCGACCAGATGATCGAGGCCAAGGCCGGGATGTCCACCCAGCTCGAGGCCTTCTCGGCGAACACGATCGAGTTCCTGCGCCGCGAGCGCACGCTGATCCTGGACGGGGTCGGCGTGCCGGAGCTGCGGCTGTCGCTGCGGGACCGGCACGTGCTGGTGGTCGCCGCGGGCAACGGGCACGCCGAGGACCTGAAGAAGCTGAAGAAGTACATCGGTGAGCACCGGCCGGTGCTGGTCGGTGTGGACGGTGGCGCGGACACGCTGATCGCGCAGGGCCACACGCCCGACGTGATCGTCGGCGATCCGCTGGGCATCGAGGCGGAAACGCTCAAGTGCGGGGCCGAGGTGGTGGTCCCGGCGCAGCCGGACGGGCACGCGCCCGGCGTGGCCCGCATCCAGGACCTCGGCATCGGCGCGGTCACCTTCCCGGCGTCGGGCAACGCGGAGGACCTCGCGCTGCTGCTGGCCGACGCGCACGAAGCGAGTCTGGTGGTCACCGTCGGTTTCCAGGCCACGCTGCGCGAGTTCCTCGACCACGGCCGGTCCGGTTCGAACCCGTCCACCTTCCTGACCCGGCTGAAGCTGGGCACGAAGCTGGTCGACGGCAAGGCCGTGGCCACACTGCACCGCGGCCGGGTCTCCGGCGGGATGATCCTGTTCCTGGTGCTGGCCGCGCTCGCGGTGGTCGCCGCCGCGCTGCTGGTCTCCAACGCCGGCGAGGTCTACCTCGATTGGATCACCGACACCTGGCGGTCCTTCACGAACTGGGTCAAGGGGCTCTTCACGTGA
- the recN gene encoding DNA repair protein RecN yields the protein MLAEMRIQGLGVIEDALLELHPGFTVVTGETGAGKTMVVTGLHLLSGGRAEVSKVRVGAGKALVEGRFEGVTGKVALDIIGDAGAEVEDGGGVIALRSVASDGRSRAHLGGRSVPVGVLGDLSEQLLAVHGQNDQLRLLRPAEQRAVIDRFAGDAVAGPLEQYRAVREQWQAVVTELTDRTTRSRELAQQADMLRLGLTEISSVEPTPGEDTELTEQIKRLSAIDELRATATEAHNAVSGAQDGDLEAPGALGLVGEAQRRLAGAEDQALRDMAPRLAEAAVLLGDVGTELGSYLESLEADPARLEQSLARQADLKKLIRKYAADIDGVLAWAEDARERLSTMDTSEEALAELAARRDELAKQLGEHAAQLSAARRVAASELAGEITAELAGLAMGQAQIEVTVGVREVDESDPHALVVDGRTVHAGPDGVDEVELLLRAHKGAPPLPVHKAASGGELSRVMLAIEVVLAHADTVQTLVFDEVDAGVGGRAAVEIGRRLARLATSHQVLVVTHLPQVAAFADRHLVVDKGMSDGITRSGVKVLQQSERVLELARMLAGMDDTETGRAHAEELLAAADADKYSFSRLPRDGRKGSKKKRTK from the coding sequence GTGCTGGCCGAGATGCGCATCCAGGGCCTCGGGGTCATCGAGGACGCCCTGCTCGAGTTGCACCCGGGATTCACCGTGGTCACCGGCGAGACCGGTGCGGGCAAAACCATGGTGGTCACCGGGCTGCACCTGCTCTCCGGAGGACGGGCGGAGGTGTCGAAGGTCCGCGTCGGTGCGGGGAAAGCGCTGGTGGAGGGCCGTTTCGAAGGGGTGACCGGCAAGGTCGCGCTGGACATCATCGGCGACGCCGGTGCCGAGGTCGAGGACGGCGGCGGGGTGATCGCCCTGCGTTCGGTGGCCAGTGACGGCCGTTCGCGCGCGCACCTCGGCGGCCGGTCGGTGCCGGTCGGCGTGCTGGGTGACCTGTCCGAGCAGCTGCTGGCCGTGCACGGCCAGAACGACCAGCTCCGCCTGCTGCGCCCGGCCGAGCAGCGCGCGGTGATCGACCGGTTCGCCGGTGACGCCGTCGCCGGGCCGCTCGAGCAGTACCGGGCCGTCCGCGAACAGTGGCAGGCGGTGGTCACCGAGCTGACCGATCGCACCACCCGCTCGCGCGAGCTGGCCCAGCAGGCCGACATGCTGCGCCTCGGGCTCACCGAGATCAGTTCGGTCGAGCCGACCCCCGGCGAGGACACCGAGCTCACCGAGCAGATCAAGCGGCTGTCCGCGATCGACGAACTGCGCGCGACGGCCACCGAGGCGCACAACGCGGTCTCCGGCGCCCAGGACGGCGACCTGGAGGCCCCCGGCGCGCTCGGCCTGGTCGGCGAGGCGCAGCGGCGGCTGGCCGGCGCCGAGGACCAGGCGCTCCGCGACATGGCGCCGCGGCTGGCCGAGGCCGCCGTGCTGCTCGGCGACGTCGGCACCGAGCTGGGCAGCTACCTCGAATCGCTGGAGGCCGACCCGGCGCGGCTGGAGCAGTCGCTGGCCAGGCAGGCCGACCTGAAGAAGCTGATCCGCAAGTACGCCGCGGACATCGACGGTGTGCTCGCCTGGGCCGAGGACGCCCGCGAGCGACTGTCCACGATGGACACTTCCGAGGAGGCGCTGGCCGAGCTGGCCGCGCGCCGCGACGAACTGGCCAAGCAGCTCGGCGAGCACGCGGCCCAGCTTTCGGCCGCGCGCCGGGTCGCGGCGAGCGAGCTGGCCGGGGAGATCACCGCCGAGCTGGCCGGGCTGGCGATGGGCCAGGCGCAGATCGAGGTGACCGTCGGCGTGCGCGAGGTCGACGAGTCAGATCCGCACGCGCTGGTGGTCGACGGCCGCACGGTGCACGCCGGGCCGGACGGGGTCGACGAGGTCGAGCTGCTGCTGCGCGCGCACAAGGGCGCGCCGCCGCTGCCGGTGCACAAGGCCGCGTCCGGCGGTGAGCTGTCCCGCGTGATGCTGGCCATCGAGGTGGTCCTCGCGCACGCGGACACCGTGCAGACGCTGGTGTTCGACGAGGTGGACGCCGGGGTCGGCGGCCGCGCGGCGGTGGAGATCGGCAGGCGGCTGGCCCGGCTGGCGACCAGCCACCAGGTGCTGGTGGTGACCCACCTGCCGCAGGTGGCCGCGTTCGCCGACCGCCACCTGGTGGTGGACAAGGGCATGTCCGACGGCATCACGCGCAGCGGGGTGAAGGTGCTGCAGCAGTCCGAGCGGGTGCTGGAACTGGCCCGCATGCTGGCCGGCATGGACGACACCGAAACCGGTCGCGCGCACGCGGAGGAACTGCTCGCCGCGGCCGACGCGGACAAGTACTCCTTCAGCAGGCTTCCGCGTGACGGGCGGAAAGGGTCGAAGAAAAAGCGCACGAAATAG
- a CDS encoding NAD kinase: MTLRREVLLVVHPDRDATAGAAREVAAQLAAAGIRLRVADEEVRQLVQADRHAPECTVVAPDDDPAAGTELVFVLGGDGTLLRAAELARPAGVPVLGVNLGRVGFLTEADSDALEETVRRVVEGHYRVEERMTVDVTVAVDGEIVARTWALNEASVERSSRVRILDALIEVDGRPVSSFGCDGVLCATPTGSTAYAFSAGGPIMWPDVEALLVVPSNAHAMFSRPLVVSRNSVITVGIDPEGSTAVLTCDGLRHIELPRGARVRVVAGRVPVRLARLWDGPFTDRLVHKFALPVKSWRERDRHQPR; the protein is encoded by the coding sequence GTGACGCTTCGGCGTGAAGTGCTGCTCGTCGTCCACCCCGATCGTGACGCCACGGCCGGCGCGGCCCGTGAGGTGGCCGCGCAGCTGGCGGCGGCCGGTATCCGGCTGCGGGTGGCCGACGAGGAGGTCCGGCAGCTGGTCCAGGCCGACCGGCACGCCCCTGAGTGCACCGTGGTCGCCCCGGACGACGATCCGGCGGCCGGTACCGAGCTGGTCTTCGTGCTCGGCGGTGACGGGACCCTGCTGCGCGCGGCGGAACTGGCCCGCCCGGCCGGGGTGCCGGTGCTCGGGGTGAACCTGGGCCGCGTCGGCTTCCTCACCGAGGCCGACTCCGACGCGCTCGAGGAGACCGTGCGGCGGGTGGTCGAGGGCCACTACCGGGTCGAGGAGCGGATGACCGTGGACGTCACGGTCGCCGTCGACGGCGAGATCGTCGCCCGCACCTGGGCGCTCAACGAGGCCAGCGTGGAGCGCAGTTCGCGGGTGCGGATCCTGGACGCGCTGATCGAGGTCGACGGCCGCCCGGTGTCCTCGTTCGGCTGCGACGGCGTGCTGTGCGCGACCCCGACCGGGTCGACCGCCTACGCCTTCTCCGCCGGCGGGCCGATCATGTGGCCAGACGTGGAGGCGCTGCTGGTGGTGCCGAGCAACGCGCACGCGATGTTCTCCCGCCCGCTGGTGGTCTCGCGGAACTCGGTGATCACCGTCGGCATCGATCCCGAGGGCTCGACGGCGGTGCTGACCTGCGATGGGCTGCGGCACATCGAGCTGCCGCGCGGGGCCAGGGTGCGCGTGGTGGCCGGCCGGGTGCCGGTGCGGCTGGCCCGGTTGTGGGACGGCCCGTTCACCGATCGCCTGGTGCACAAGTTCGCGCTGCCGGTCAAGAGCTGGCGCGAACGCGACCGCCACCAACCACGCTGA
- a CDS encoding TlyA family RNA methyltransferase — protein sequence MARRARLDAELVRRGLARSREQASSLIAQGKVSVGGMVATKPATGVEAAAAIVVRDEDDPGWASRGAHKLLGAVEAFEPDGLTVEGKRCLDAGASTGGFTDVLLRAGAAQVVAADVGRGLLDWRLRTDERVVVLDRTNVRNLTPELIGGPVDLVVADLSFISLKLVLPALAECVHPGADLLPMVKPQFEVGKDRLGSGGVVRDPELRAEAVLAVAAAAAELGLATRGVVASPLPGPSGNVEFFIWLRREAAESTVDVDRLVRTAVQEGPS from the coding sequence ATGGCCCGCAGGGCACGGCTCGACGCGGAGCTGGTGCGCCGAGGCCTCGCCCGCTCCCGTGAGCAGGCGAGCTCGCTGATCGCGCAGGGCAAGGTGAGCGTCGGCGGCATGGTCGCGACCAAACCGGCCACCGGGGTGGAGGCCGCCGCGGCGATCGTGGTGCGTGACGAGGACGACCCCGGCTGGGCTTCGCGCGGGGCGCACAAGCTGCTCGGCGCCGTCGAGGCGTTCGAACCGGACGGGCTCACCGTCGAGGGCAAGCGCTGCCTGGACGCGGGCGCGTCCACCGGCGGGTTCACCGACGTGCTGCTGCGCGCGGGGGCCGCCCAGGTGGTCGCCGCCGACGTCGGCCGCGGCCTGCTCGACTGGCGCCTGCGCACCGACGAACGCGTGGTCGTGCTGGACCGGACGAACGTGCGCAACCTGACGCCCGAGCTGATCGGCGGCCCGGTCGATCTCGTGGTGGCGGATCTGTCGTTCATCTCGCTCAAGCTGGTGCTGCCCGCGCTCGCGGAGTGCGTGCACCCCGGCGCGGATCTGCTGCCGATGGTCAAGCCGCAGTTCGAGGTCGGCAAGGACCGGCTGGGCAGCGGCGGTGTCGTGCGTGATCCCGAGCTGCGCGCCGAGGCGGTGCTGGCGGTGGCTGCCGCGGCGGCCGAACTCGGCCTGGCCACCAGGGGCGTGGTCGCGAGCCCGTTGCCCGGCCCGTCCGGCAACGTCGAATTCTTCATCTGGTTGCGGCGTGAGGCCGCCGAGTCGACCGTGGACGTGGACCGGCTGGTCCGCACCGCGGTTCAGGAGGGTCCTTCGTGA
- a CDS encoding HAD-IIA family hydrolase, producing MSDALLAAYDSLLFDLDGTVYHGARVIPGAPEVIGEARAAGTAVRFVTNNASKAPAAVAEHLNGMGIDAQPDEVHTSSQAAAQVLAERLAPGAHVLVVGAQALCDEVEAVGLRPVRENSDQVEAVVQGHSPDTGWGNLAEACIAIRGGALWVASNVDKTLPTERGLLPGNGSMVAALRSATDREPIVAGKPEAPLMRTAAHGRALVVGDRLDTDIAGAVAAGLDALVVLTGVDTPASLIAAIPAERARFLAADLTGLRDSAETTLIAPKPGWVITAEQDVLQVRADGGSDPLDLLRALCATAWDTGVTEVKPLDDTAKGALSELGLIG from the coding sequence GTGAGTGACGCACTGCTGGCGGCCTACGACTCACTGCTGTTCGACCTCGACGGCACGGTCTACCACGGCGCACGGGTCATCCCCGGCGCGCCGGAGGTGATCGGTGAGGCGCGGGCCGCCGGCACGGCGGTGCGGTTCGTCACCAACAACGCCTCCAAGGCACCCGCCGCGGTCGCCGAGCACCTCAACGGCATGGGCATCGACGCCCAGCCCGACGAGGTGCACACCAGCTCACAGGCCGCCGCGCAGGTGCTCGCCGAGCGCCTCGCTCCCGGCGCGCACGTGCTCGTCGTCGGCGCGCAGGCGCTGTGCGACGAGGTCGAGGCCGTCGGCCTGCGGCCCGTCCGCGAAAACTCCGACCAGGTCGAAGCCGTGGTCCAGGGGCACTCGCCGGACACCGGCTGGGGCAACCTGGCCGAGGCCTGCATCGCGATCCGCGGTGGCGCGCTCTGGGTGGCCAGCAACGTCGACAAGACCCTGCCCACCGAGCGCGGCCTGCTGCCCGGCAACGGCTCGATGGTCGCCGCCCTGCGCAGCGCCACCGATCGCGAGCCGATCGTCGCGGGCAAGCCGGAGGCGCCGCTCATGCGCACCGCCGCCCACGGCCGGGCGCTCGTGGTCGGCGACCGGCTCGACACCGACATCGCCGGCGCGGTGGCGGCCGGGCTCGACGCGCTGGTGGTGCTCACCGGCGTGGACACCCCGGCCAGCCTGATCGCCGCCATCCCGGCCGAGCGCGCACGGTTCCTCGCCGCCGACCTCACCGGCCTGCGCGACTCCGCCGAGACCACACTCATCGCGCCGAAGCCGGGCTGGGTGATCACCGCCGAGCAGGACGTTCTGCAGGTCCGGGCCGACGGCGGCAGTGATCCGCTCGACCTGCTGCGCGCGCTGTGCGCTACCGCGTGGGACACCGGCGTGACCGAGGTCAAGCCGCTCGACGACACCGCGAAGGGCGCGCTCAGCGAACTCGGCCTCATCGGTTAG